The region TCACTATGTTTTACTTTGGATTTAAAAAGATATGCAAATATATAGTGCGTTTAGTATAATGTGTTAGATCAACACACTAAATCACTATGTGTGCGTAATTTGTGCACTCATAATTGCATGCACAAACAATCTGGCAAATGGGAGTCATTGGGAGTTTTATCTTATCTCAATAAGGAAATAATGGAAAGTACTTATCAGACAGGGCTCAATAAACTGTCAATTAGTAATGATAATCTGAGTGAaacagtgcgtgtgtgtttgggtcAGTACATACCCATCCTTTGTGGTGTCGGCCACAGCAGCAATGAGCTGTACAGTTTTGGGGTTGTGGTGGATCTGAGTATGTAGCCCTAGATACCTCTGGACAAAGTCGCCTGGGGTCATAAACCTCTCTCCATCCGTGTCGGCTACACTGGCATACTGAGGGGAGAAACCAAAAATAACATCAGCATGAATACCTAACCCGGGCTTTATTAAATGAACAACTATAACAATTGTTCCTTATATACAGATAAATCACCACAAAGAATGTGGGTGGTTTAATCCCATCTACAGAGCAAACAGTCCTGTACACCTTCAATAATCTTTATGAATTGTGGGCAAATTATACATGACCTGGAGTTGATCCACATTAATAGCACGACTTAATATTGGCTATAACAGCTTTATTAAACCTCACAGCGCTGTAGCTAATCAGCTGTTTGAGCAAATTAATGAGGTTGAGTGTGACATGTAAATGTACTAAAGTGTCACAAGCTGTGAGAACACCATACACATTCATAAGGTGCATGTTGTACTTACTACAACACACTCACTTCTTCTGACATTTCCACTGTAACTTTGTTACAGGTGTTAATTATTAACGATAGGATTATATTAAGGTTAGTGGGTCACAAATACATCGGCTCTGTCATTGGTCTTTTGAGTAAAGTCTGCTGGTGACTCAAGCTGCACCTGAAGAAAACCAAGGTCATTGATATTTCAGTGGTGGTGTGACACTGAGCAGGATCACGTGCACTGGTGTTTTTAGCCTGAGCTTGTAGGCTATTTGATCTATCACGGTACCAACAACTGCTGGCGCACACAACTATCACACAGCGTGGAGCAAAGTGAAGGTTAACCAATCACTCAGATGACATCCCATGGTCATAGACAGAGTACTCTGACATACAATACCATTTATTCTTACTTAACAATGTTCCTATATACACGGCACGAGCACTGGAGTGACGCTGTGCTCTCTGATACAATAAGGACAAGAACATTCAGGTCCTTGCTTGTGTTGTACTAGAAGCTGTCAAAACTAAAACTGACATGTAAGCCtaaacagggacttgaaccctggaccctcagattaaaagtaaaattcaCCACTGACTGAGCAACGTAGTATTTAGAGTCAACCTCTGCCTCGAATAGAACCCCAACGCATTCCCTTAACATGTCATGCCGACTATAGCAGACTGAGATTGAGGAAAAAGCAGCAATTCTCTTGCAGAACTGAACCGAAAGTGCAACTCCCCTCACAacagctgcttctgctgctgctgactcaACAACTATGAACAACAATCATGTTTAAGCTTCTTTAATCCTCCGCttgaaaacacaataatattaagataactgatgaataaaaaacacacaccaactaTTAAGCTACAGTTATGTATGCGTTATTGTAACAACAGGAGTCTGTGCTGGACTTCTAACTGTGGCTAATGCTGTAATACAAACCCCATGACAAACCTACAAGCTCATTTACCAAGTGAGCTGTTCTCTTTACAGACAGCTGTTTCAATACATCTGATTGATATGTTCATGATGggaacacatatttatatttatatatatatagactgaCTTTGATAGGATGAAATCTGAGCAAACCTTACCTTCTGGAAGATTGATTTCAGCTCACTTGGGTCCCCACGTTTGGTAGATTGCACCTAAAAACAATACATGGCATTATTCGACAATATGCGTTTATACATTTCCTGTTTAAAGCAGCTTTGCAGGCGGATTACTggacataacataacataacataacataacataacataacatgacATGAACCACAACAGGCTAGCTGCTCTTGTTTACTGTCTCCTTGAAACTGTGAAGGAGAAACAGGCTCAACGACTACAGAACAAACATCCTCCAGCGACCTGCTACTCAAGCTGCAACTACTGATAAGCAGGTAGCCGGCTAGCTAAACTCAAACCAGTCGTATGAAGAGGACACACAAGAGGTCACTTCAGCCAGCGTTTGTGTTTAGCGACCTGATGGCTGATTAGCATTAACTTGCTAACTCGGAGCTAGCCGAGTGATGCTACAACCACAGAGGACACCGCGGCAGAGACGCCCTGTCCCGGGGCCGGACACACGGAGGAAAGgcttcactcacacacacacacacagatacagatacacacacacacacacacacacacacggtaaaCGAGCAGTAGACATGCAGACGTGTTGAAGTAGAGGTTTGAAAGTCGCTTAGGAGAGCGATGCCGAAGTCACCTTGACCGCCATGCTGGTTTGACGTCACGCACAGTGAGTGAGGAAGGCGCAGACGCActccctcagtctctctctctctctctctctctctctctctctctctctctctccctcagtctctctctctctctctctctctctctctctctccctcagtctctctctctctctctctctctctctctctctctctctgtctctccctcagtctctctctctctctctctctcacactctctctctctctctctctctccctcagtctctctctctctctcagtctctctctctctctctctctcctcagtctctctctctctctctctctctctctctctctctcagtctctctctctccctcagtctctctctctctctctctctctctctctctcagtctctctctctctctctctccctctctctctctctctctccctcagtctctctctctctctctctctctctctctctctctctctctgtgtgtctctctctctctccctctctcactctctctctctctctctctctctctctccctcagtctctctctctctctgtttctctctctctctctctctccctcagtctctctctctctctctccctcagtctctctctctctctctctctctctctctctctcttctctctctctctctctctctctctctctctctctctctctctctctctctctctctcttccctcctctcctcccctctctctctctctctcacactcactctctctctctctctctctctctctctctctctctctcctcttccctcctgtcctccccctgctctctctctctctctcactctttctctctctctctctctcactctctctctctctctctctctctctctctctctctctctcctcttccctcctgtcctccccctgctctctctctctctctctctctctctctctctctctctctctctctctctctctctctctcttccctcctgtcctccccctgctctctctctctctctctctctcccctcctctctctcccccacacacacacacacacacacactgaagctgATGTTAAGGGTGTTTAATTATGTGCAATTAAAGATTCACAAAATATTGTATGGAACCTGCAAGCCCTCCtcttaaagtcctgcattcttaataaaaatgtaaataggcCTATTAGCATTTAACTATTCTCTATGTATGTATATTAACgcaatatgtatatatgcagtaccagtcaaaagtttggacacaccttctcattcaatggtttttctttacaTCCACACTAGattgaaggaacacatatggaattatgtggtaaacaaacaaatgctcaacaaaccagaatatgtttttacattcttcaaagtagttgaatgagaaggtgtgtccaaacttttgactggtactgtatgtatatatgttttgcTGTAAAGTCACAATATATCTGTCTATTGTATCGCTTGGTAATAGATAGGTGATATAGAGCGCTAATGTGTAAGCATCACTAGTACTGCAGCTGGTGATTGTGGGCCTAAATTCAGCGATTgtatatactgttgggtagcTTAATCTATAttatacatcatcatttattagttgatttatattttgtattaataatctaaatctgcaaagtaactaggATAATTAATGTTGTAGTAAAAGGTACATAATTGACTTAAAAATgcagtgaagtagaagtataaagtagcatcaAATGAAAATACTCTACACTACTCTATTAATAGTCATTTCACTTAACTTTACTTTAACTTGTGAAATTACCAGAAAATTGTGCTTAGGTACTGTAGTGTGGTTCCATTCCACAACTGGTTTGTTACTAcacggctgtggcgtagtggagagcaaggtagttctccattcagaggatcggtggttcgatacccggcttcggcagtcgatgtgtccttgggcaagacacttaaccccaagttgctcctgaaggcttgccatcggtgtggactggatgatgaatgttagttagagtctgatggtggcaccttgatggtagcctgtcatcagtgtgtgaatgggtgaatgatatgtaatatactactgactgtaagtcgctttggataaaagcgtctgctaaatgactgtaatgtaatacttTTGCTGctaatactaaataataaattgctAATACTGTCTGACTATTACTGATActtgtactgctgctgctactagtATGCCGAGGCCACTTATTAAAAGTGTAAacctaaaaataaacaatagaCTATCTCATTGACCTGAGATATCCAGATGTCAacagtgtttgtttgcactGATAAGGCAGTGACCTATTACAGGATCACCACTACCTAGACTAGAGCACCAGCCATGTGTTGTGTCACCTGCTGTAAGAGGTATTGTCCTATAGAGTTGTTCAGACTAGTTTTGCTTCAGTACATTTAGCTGGTAATACACGTGTATTTTTTGCTTCAGTAAAATAttgaatgtaggacttttacttattttttacttatttccttCACTACTGgaccttttaataataatataacacacTGCATTAGAAAATGACCAGCAGCAAAAGCATACTGAAATATGACAACGCTCGATAGTgtataaaaacctgtgcaagcAGTTTAAATCAGattgtgaatatttttattgGCCAAAAGAGAGATTtgtaacacaaacaggaaaatcaTCACAGAAACATACAGTTGAACCACAAAACCAAGGACCAAAGAGAACAACATGAAACGtattaaaagtataaatgaatagtgaaataaagagaaaaaaagaaatgacataaAATGACACCTTTATATATTCTTAATATGCCGTAGAGAGTGCAAGATACTTCATATTTGTTGCGAATATAGCTTTTGTAGTAATAATTGTGAGTCATGCATCACGTGGCTTCTACACCACGTGaccacaaatacaaataaaaaaaacatggcggcGCACTGCTCCGTGGGACTGGCGACAAGAACAGCAGGTATGGCTGAGTAAAGTTAATCTGTAtctgtatatgttttatattgcacacaggtgtgcctaataaagttGCCGATGAATGTATGCTGCGTATGATGTCACTCTGTGTCCTCAAAGTTCCCATTGAACACAGGAGACTGTACTTTGCAGCTTTCCCAGATACCAACCAGTACTCCTATGATGGAATAATGAACAGTGACCCCAGGTTTTTTCTAATTAGTAAATATCCTAATGCTATATTTTTGTGCGTACAAGGTCTTAGTAATTAATATACACAATAACActcattttgaacaaaactgtAGTTATTCACTATTTGAGAAGGTGCTCATCAGCCATGGTTGGATAcacattttcattgttgttcAATTGACTAAAAAGAGAGCACTGGTGAGGGGAGCGCAGGCCCAACAGAAGAATCACCTTTCTGCCACTTTCAAGTTATGTGACAGAGAAAGCTCTCTTCTTCATTCTGTTGCTCTGCTTTTCAACAGGACTGGGTGGTTTCCTTCGGAGAGCTTGTTTTTTAAGAACCTGTGGTCCCCCAAAATCCCTACTGTGTCCGCAACATCGCTGCTTCTTCTGGAAGAAGTGGAAAAGTTCTCACAATGTAGTTCGCCCAGCTACTGTTAAGCCTGCCCATGCAGTCCCCAAGGTACAGTACCTCGTGTTTTTTTCTGGCCCTGTTCATGCAAGTCTGCTAATTTTATATTGTAGATTGGTTTCCAATAAATACTTTGATTTTATATGAAGCCTTTGGAAAACAATATGAGTCACACTTCTTATCCTGTCTTTCCCTGACTGTAGCACATTGTGCGGCCTGACTATGTAAGCACTATACTGGTCCCAGAATGGCCAGACTACATAGAGATCAAAGACCAAGAGCAGATCGAAGGCCTTGCCAGAGCATGTCAGCTGGCCAGACGTGTACTGCTACTAGCTGGACGCAGTCTGAAGGTAAGCACCTAATCACTCAAAGTAATGTTCGTGTTTACAtgtcatcaaaaacaaaataacagttTTGACCTGTGACTTCCAGGTTGGCATGACAACGGATGAAATTGACTTCATCGTGCACCAAGAGACAATCAGGCACAATGCCTACCCATCCCCTCTCAGATACGGGGTTTCCCCAAGTCAGTCTGCACGTCTGTGAACAACGTGGTCTGCCATGGCATACCTGACAGGTAAACCGGCAGGACATTTACTCATACATACATAACTTTGAGATGATTGGTATCCAAACTTTTCAACTCGGGGGCCACATGGGGAAAAAAGTTTTGTCCTGTGCCATGAGCCTTTTCGATTTAGAGACTTATCATAAATAGTGAGATTTAAGCACTATGTCAGCAGTACATATACAGTCAGCGGgccaaatataatttaaaaaaaaacacaagcagtaTAAATTGAGATGTTCTAATGACACCccttatttagatttttttttattacagtattCTATTGTGGGATTCTTTGTGTATgcagcattcattttttatatgcTTATGTCCTGAAGTCGGCAACTTGAAGACGGAGATATCATCAACGTTGATGTCACCGTGAGTTGTtgctgacacacaaacaaactcaaagACATTACTGCAAACGTCATCAGTCAGAACAATTCTGCTCCCGTTACTGACCTTTGCCTATTCCCGATAGGTGTATTTAGATGGTTACCACGGCGACACTTCAGAAACCTTCTTGATTGGCCAGGTGGATGAGGTCGGGCAGCGATTGGTGGAAACAGCCAGGCGCTGCCGAGATGAGGCCATCGCTGCCTGCAAGCCGGGTGCACAGCTCTGTGTTATAGGAAACACTatcaggtacaaacacacacacacacacacacacacacacacacacacacacgtacgtacatacatacatatatgtgaaaaacaacaacatacataCCATATAATCACATTCACTGTTGCCAATATGCCAgctaatatttttttgttcttctggcAGTGAAATTGCAATGGACAGTGGCTTTCAAGTGTGTCCTTATTTCATTGGACATGGAATAGGTTCTTACTTCCATTGCCATCCTGAGATCTGGCACCATGGTAAGTTTGGGTCAGCGGTCAGCAGAGACTTGGACAGGAGCACCTGCCCTTGTGTGCAtcacgtgtgtgtttgtgtgcatgtatactATACATTAGTCAATACCTTCTGTGGAATCGTTTGGTTTCCTTATAATCAAGTATGGACTGTCTCAATATAGTGTATATGGCATACTGCAGAAGTCATTGTACTGTAAATCTCAATGGACTCGGAGATATTGATTGCTTTGTGAACCGAATAGACCCGCAAGACTTGATAAGTTTGTGGGACAAGGATACTGAAAGCTGAGATGGAGGAAATATTAACTAATATGGAAACCATGCCCATGTGCCAAAGGGTCTTTGTAATTAATGAAGAgtattctctttttctccttatTTTCAGCTAACGACAATGACATGACCATGGATGAAGGGATGTCTTTCACAATAGGTGAGTtaactttttcagtttttgcaTGCACATTGAGATGCTACTGTGTATGAATGTGGGGCTGATGTTGTCTGTTCATTTGTAGAGCCCATACTGATGGAGGGGTCTACAGAGTTTAGAATCCTGAGGGACAGGTGGACTGCAGTGTCTGCAGACGATAAAAGGTACGTGTTGGACAAACAGAAATATCTTGTCTTTTTTCGGACTAAATGGTTTCCCATCTGGCATGAAGTATTATTTTAACCAGATGAGACACAACATAGATGTATTTTCTAATCTCACACTCTCAAAAGTGCGAACAAGCATATTTCCCCACATGTTGAACTATTCCCTTaaaattatacatttgttttcttcttctcgtGCAGGTCAGCTCAGTTTGAACACACTGTGGTCATCACATCTGACGGAGTGGATATTCTCACCAAACTGCCGGAGGAGAGCATTCAGTGACCTGAATGAATCTAATTGATGTCCGCCACATCAGCTGCTAGAAATCTCTTTACCTCAAGCTATCTGAGATaacaaaacactgttaaaaGAACTTGAGTGGTGATTCACCtaggcattttttttatttttacgaGTGTTTGGTTTCTACTTGTTAAGTGTATTTAAGACTGATGTGCATTTACAGATGAAAAAGTGGCTGCTGGTGCATCTAATTGCTGAAGTAGAGATCCATGCATGTCATGAGTGTTTATATTGTCATTATAAGGGATCACAATCTTCTCCAAACTTCAGTTTGTTCTTTAGTAACGAATCAGCAGGTGACCAGTTTAgccagttacatttttttttttgagggaaCACTCGGATTTGTGTGATCCTTTATGACAGCTGGCTTCCATGGAGCCCATGACAGTTAAATGTGATTTGTGACAATAAAGAGACACTTGTAACAGTTAAATGGGAGCAACACTGGTTGGACAGTGGCAAGGGTTTTGGAAATACGGAAGGTCATGGGTCCAAATGTCATCTTTTGTGTATTAATTAAGCTGTTTGATTATATTTATCTCACTTCATCattgtttgaatgtttcatAACCTTCCCTACCCTGCAAGGAATTTAATTGtttatccattttatttaatttttttgcgaaagaacaaatcacatttttagaTTTGGGACAtacttaatgtttttaaagcataCTAAGTAGTATGGTAGTATCGGTATTGGAACGCACAGGTATGTCCCCATACAtaaatgcagtatgccaaaaatatcAGTAAGTCCTCCTGCATTCCATTACTATTTCAGAATGCATGCCATCTTgattttctggctattctgatcCACAATCCTCTGTGCAGTGTATTTATGAGCAgaagggtcaaagttcaaggtgtaATGTTATGATTAAGACATATGTCCCAATGAGATGCTTACCATATGCAATAGTGcatactttgtaagggcagctgcagtatgcactgaaagtaaaaagaaaaagtatgtgaTTTTGACTGCAGTGCTTGTCAATAAGGTCAGTTACAAACTGTGTTATCAACTATAGCCAGTAGATGGCAGCACACACTTAATACACTTTACCTTGAGCATGTTGTAGCAGGCACAGGCTCCACATCATGACCATAAGTGgaaagcacatttaaaataatataaaccaAGTATCAATGATGAATTGTTTTGTAACATCTACTCCCAGGGCCTGATTATAAACACGACAAGGGCTTTTCACGCTACCACCAGTCTTAGTTTACCAAGCATGACAGATTGATGAACAATAAAATCTGCTCAAACTAGAGGACAAAATACTGTGTGGGGGTTGTAAACTCCACTCAGCATCACCCTTTTCTTCTATTGGTTCATTTCCTCTTAACTATATATTTTGTCCACAGGTATCCCATATCTCACAAAGCTCTCTCTATTTCACAATAGTTTTGCTTTTTACAGTAACACATTTGGAAATCCCCTGATATCTCTCACTATGATTAGAGCTCGAATTACAGGCTTGTTAATTTAGATTGCAGTGTGCAGTATGTGAGTGATTAAATTCTTCTCCCACAACCTTTAACAAGTCCTTTTGTAATATGTTTTCGTAATAATACTCCTTTATGCGTCTGTCAGTGAGTACTGTGAATGGTGAAGTGAAGatgtttcagagaaaaaaaatgcatagcCGGAGAAATTGGATTCCAACCTACTGGGAGTGTTTTCACTTCCTGCCAATGTACCCtctgagtgtgtgggtgtgggtgtgtgtttgtgtgtgcgtgtttgccAGTGCCAGTCTATGGGTGGGGCAGGAAGGATTAGACAAATAAAGGTGGATGGGCTACTCAACAGCCTGGTCATGTCCAGCCAGGAAATGATTCACATACATAGTTTATTGATGCAATACATATGATGATAAGGAGTGCTTGTACATTTAATCAGCTTTTATTGAACTGGAGGGACAAAGTCAGAATTTAAAACCTTATAGAAAGACCTACTTAAATACCAAACTAAAGTGTCTTTATTGTATCTTGTTGAAGCAATGCAGTACTCCTCATTTCATCTCATTTTAGGGCAGGGTGTggcaaatgtgtttgtgtgtgtctgaaggagtgtgtgtttcttgtgAATCGGGACAGGAGTCATGTAAAGTCTTGATGGCCTTCCACCAGCATATGATTCCTTAAATTtggaagaaatgaaaagatataAGAAGTTTTGTCAGCAAGAAGCCGAGAAAGTGAAGCTAGAGCAGAGGGTACTTATTAGGGGGAGTAGAAGTGGTAAGAGTTAAAGGGAGGAGCAGGGAGTGGCGGGGTGAGGTGTTGAATTATGGTCATACATTCTCTCCTGCCTCTCCTTCTTTTCCTGCATGTTGGGACTGATTCCTGCACTCCTGTAAACCCTCGTCTGTTCTTTGGTAAACCATCTTGAAATAACATATGCACCATTGTTTATGCTTGTGGATTATCATTACCTCTGCAAAAGAAGGTAATGTTTGTATTCCTGTTTGGCTGTTAGTTAGCAGGATATCTTCATAACTATTACAATGACATTTGGTGAAAAGCTAGGCCATGAGCCATCAGTTTTTGGTACTACATGCCTTTTTCACACTGCAAAACAACTTTTTCATGATTCATTcctactataataatataatcttaACCAGATTGTCTTTACCAACACACACTTCTGCACCCTTGATGCTGAAGATACAGTCACATGTGAAGTTCATATCTGCCATCTGCATTCCTCAATCATTCCAGCATTTGTGAGgacccctctgtgtgtgtgtgtgtgtgtgtgtgtgtgtgtgtgtgtgtgtgtgtgtgtgtgtgtgtgtgtgtgtgtgtgtgtgtgtgtgtgtgtgtgtgtgtgtgtgtgtgtgtgtgtgtgttaacatatTTAGTGTCTACTGTTCTCTGACTACTGGATGAGTAGATTAATGTTTTCCCACATTCCAGGTGTGCACACCtacatcactgtgtgtgtgagactgagaCTGTGATATATCACACTTACCTGGtatttcactgaggagctccaCAGGAATTCTTGCATTTCTTGGTGACCTGTAATATTGTGGCATTAACAAAGCAAGGGTTTGTTTTAAGACTCGTAGAGGCAGatctctctgacacacatgcactgaaTTTAACTGAGTAACACTCTCTGGAATTAGTCAAAGCACCTGAAGGCCTAGCAAAGAGAGCTGAGTTTGTTATCTGGGTTCAAACATGCACTGTGCCGGGGCATGTAGCTACAGGGTGATGTCAAGTGACTATACACATTCCCGGACATCCCTACGTTGATAGGGATTTTTTCATCGTGGAATTGCAGGAATTTGgaggaaaaaactgaaaaatcacTTCAACACTACGGGACAAAATTTCTCATCTGGTCAAGATTATGGTCTGAACCCAGCTAGACACGCCCTCTACCTTCTTTATGTCCTTTCATTTTgcttgtttatgttgttttttatttcattctccactcttttttcatcatcaatatcacaatgacaatgctagtGACAATCCTAATGgtaagcaggtataatgttaaccatgttcAACAATTTAGTTTAGCTTATTGGCATATTTCTGGACCAAAGGTGCACGTTGGGGTCATTGTTATGTTCTCAGGATCCTTTGGTCTCTAGCGCTATATCCCCTCAAAATAACTATGATACAAACTTAACATCTGTCTTCTTAGGGTTTCTAAAAAGatttacacgcacacacataaattgattatatatttatattgattaaGGCTATCTTTATAGTTCCATTTGCAAAGGAATGAAGTGAGTGTGACATTGTAAATGCAGTTTGAATGGTAAAAATCAGTTTGGCTGCTGTGGTATATCACTGAcagaagttttaaaaaaacagtcttGCCTGCAAATTTGAGGATGCAGGTTCCAAGGAGTTTTACAACAGTAGCTGTAGGTCGGTGATTTcaacatactgtgtgtgtgcgtgtgtgtgtgtgtgtgtgtgtgtgtgtgtgtgtggcagaatAAGTCAGTTATCAACTCGAATCACCAGACTGGCGCAGGGAGGGTTCCCTCTTGATTGACACTTACAAGGCGGAAACTTTCTCGTTTGACCTCTTGAGTCTTTCTCTGTGAAGGaatgctttttttgtctttttaacacagtgaaaatattttggaggagGGATCTGTTGCTCCCAGACCACAGATAAGAACTCTATCCATTTATCCTAGTGTGTAGCTTTgatttctgtgtgtctctttgttccTTTGACACCCTTCCTGACTCGAAACAACTGCAACAGACTGACAAAATAAGAGCAGGGGTGCAGTGTTGTGCGTGTAGGTGGTATGCATCGCCCGAGGCAGCTCTAAAAGGTCTCTGATAAATGTGCTGTCTGCCTCTGTTGTCTTGTGAgattcccacacacacacacacacacacacacacacacacacacacacacacacacacacacacacacacacacacacacacacacacacacacacacacacacacacagacacatgcacacacagaagttcacacaagcacacagtgGGACTCACTGGCCGGCACAATGCCCTCTATTGCAGTGCTTGGACCTGAGGAAACCGGTTATGCAGCTCAGAGCAATACCCTTttagccctgtgtgtgtgtgtgtgtgtgtgtgtgtgtgtgtgtg is a window of Anoplopoma fimbria isolate UVic2021 breed Golden Eagle Sablefish chromosome 3, Afim_UVic_2022, whole genome shotgun sequence DNA encoding:
- the metap1d gene encoding LOW QUALITY PROTEIN: methionine aminopeptidase 1D, mitochondrial (The sequence of the model RefSeq protein was modified relative to this genomic sequence to represent the inferred CDS: inserted 1 base in 1 codon) translates to MAAHCSVGLATRTAGLGGFLRRACFLRTCGPPKSLLCPQHRCFFWKKWKSSHNVVRPATVKPAHAVPKHIVRPDYVSTILVPEWPDYIEIKDQEQIEGLARACQLARRVLLLAGRSLKVGMTTDEIDFIVHQETIRHNAYPSPLRYXGFPKSVCTSVNNVVCHGIPDSRQLEDGDIINVDVTVYLDGYHGDTSETFLIGQVDEVGQRLVETARRCRDEAIAACKPGAQLCVIGNTISEIAMDSGFQVCPYFIGHGIGSYFHCHPEIWHHANDNDMTMDEGMSFTIEPILMEGSTEFRILRDRWTAVSADDKRSAQFEHTVVITSDGVDILTKLPEESIQ